Proteins found in one Paenibacillus dendritiformis genomic segment:
- a CDS encoding FAD-dependent oxidoreductase, translating to MEKKTEQYDVVIIGGGAAGLTAGIYCGRARLKTLILEKSLVGGLATYTNEIENYPGFPEGATGTELMGLFHKQAKKFGVDFKMTDVKSVSVDGDVKIVETFRIRYECKAIIIASGGKPRLTGAQNEDKYLYDKGISFCATCDAASNTGKTVMVVGSGDAAIEEGMFLTKFADRVIVSVMHEHGKMDCNEIAKTEALENPKMEFIWNTVVHSFEGEERLDTVVLRNVKTNELHKVLVDSCFLFIGYVPNTEIFTGMIDMNRNGYIRINDRMETNVPGVFAAGDVCDKFLKQVATAVGDGAIAGYGAEKYISECEVYENQILNHGKPSVVYLWNATDAACRELLPVMEAFEQAHSTEFRVTKVDVYKSPGLAARLGIDTVPAIAYVTEGKIRRVITENINEASLASLLS from the coding sequence ATGGAGAAGAAAACGGAACAATATGACGTTGTCATTATTGGGGGAGGGGCCGCGGGCTTGACTGCGGGAATCTACTGCGGACGCGCGCGCTTGAAGACGCTTATTCTGGAGAAATCGCTTGTAGGCGGTCTCGCCACCTACACGAATGAGATAGAGAACTACCCAGGCTTCCCGGAAGGCGCGACCGGGACAGAGCTGATGGGGTTGTTCCACAAGCAGGCGAAGAAGTTCGGCGTTGATTTTAAAATGACCGACGTCAAATCGGTATCCGTCGACGGCGATGTCAAAATCGTCGAGACGTTCCGAATCCGGTACGAATGCAAAGCGATCATTATTGCCAGCGGCGGCAAGCCAAGGCTGACCGGAGCCCAGAATGAGGACAAATATTTGTATGACAAAGGCATTTCCTTCTGCGCGACCTGCGACGCCGCCTCGAATACGGGCAAAACGGTCATGGTGGTCGGAAGCGGCGATGCAGCCATTGAGGAGGGCATGTTCCTGACCAAGTTCGCGGATCGGGTCATCGTATCGGTCATGCATGAGCACGGCAAAATGGACTGCAACGAAATCGCCAAAACCGAGGCGCTCGAAAACCCGAAAATGGAGTTCATCTGGAACACGGTCGTTCATTCCTTCGAAGGCGAGGAGCGGCTGGATACCGTCGTGCTGAGGAACGTGAAGACGAATGAGCTGCACAAGGTTCTGGTCGATTCCTGCTTCCTGTTCATCGGCTATGTGCCGAACACGGAGATTTTCACCGGCATGATCGACATGAACCGGAACGGCTATATCCGCATCAACGACAGAATGGAGACGAACGTGCCTGGCGTCTTCGCTGCGGGCGACGTATGCGACAAATTCCTGAAGCAGGTGGCGACGGCCGTCGGCGACGGAGCGATAGCGGGGTATGGGGCCGAGAAATATATATCGGAATGTGAAGTGTATGAGAATCAGATTCTGAATCATGGCAAGCCTTCAGTTGTCTACCTGTGGAACGCGACGGATGCGGCGTGCCGGGAGCTACTGCCGGTGATGGAGGCATTCGAGCAGGCGCATTCAACGGAGTTCAGAGTGACCAAGGTCGATGTCTACAAATCGCCTGGACTTGCGGCCAGATTGGGGATCGATACCGTTCCGGCCATAGCCTATGTAACAGAAGGGAAGATACGGCGGGTCATTACCGAAAATATCAATGAAGCGTCGTTGGCCAGCCTTTTATCATAA
- a CDS encoding LysR family transcriptional regulator: MNVETLKLFLDIAALKSISKAAHKSHITQSALSQQVKSWETLLGAELLQRSNKGAQLTEAGQIAQKYAVQICKLYDDMLMEMKHLEHGPHQLSIYAIPEVCNYALPCTLYEMKKHFPEFLITLNEGFTSEIEKHILLEEGNIGFISGPSTNPELSSCKVFSDKVMLVTSSSALRPDTIALSELPRFPLIWSAQLSCVQRALNAMEGKPLLNILYNLDSIEAVKLAAVKGHGAAFLPYMSIKKELYSKQLRIIHIDNFQVYNEIHMIKKQHRRCDKETRQLIRYIEKRLVDTVC; the protein is encoded by the coding sequence ATGAATGTGGAAACGCTTAAATTGTTCCTGGACATCGCGGCGCTCAAGAGTATCTCAAAGGCGGCGCATAAATCTCACATTACGCAATCGGCGCTTAGCCAGCAGGTCAAATCATGGGAAACGTTGTTGGGGGCCGAGCTTCTTCAACGAAGCAACAAGGGTGCCCAGCTCACCGAAGCGGGACAGATCGCGCAGAAATACGCGGTTCAAATTTGCAAGCTGTACGATGATATGCTGATGGAAATGAAGCATCTGGAGCACGGTCCGCACCAGTTGTCCATTTACGCCATTCCGGAAGTGTGCAATTATGCCCTTCCCTGCACACTGTATGAAATGAAGAAGCATTTTCCCGAGTTTTTGATCACCTTGAATGAAGGCTTTACATCGGAGATTGAGAAGCATATTTTGCTTGAGGAAGGCAACATCGGATTTATTTCAGGGCCTTCGACCAATCCCGAATTGAGTTCCTGCAAAGTATTCTCGGACAAGGTCATGCTCGTCACCAGCAGCAGCGCCCTGCGTCCCGATACCATAGCATTAAGCGAGCTCCCGCGGTTCCCGCTGATCTGGTCTGCCCAGCTGTCCTGCGTGCAGCGGGCCTTGAATGCGATGGAGGGCAAGCCGCTCTTGAACATTCTCTATAATCTGGATTCGATCGAAGCCGTCAAGCTTGCCGCCGTCAAAGGACACGGGGCCGCCTTTCTCCCCTACATGTCCATCAAAAAAGAGCTGTACAGCAAACAGCTCCGCATCATCCATATCGATAATTTTCAAGTCTACAACGAGATTCACATGATTAAAAAACAACACCGGCGCTGCGATAAGGAGACCCGGCAATTAATTCGCTATATCGAGAAGAGACTGGTCGATACGGTTTGTTGA
- a CDS encoding YeeE/YedE thiosulfate transporter family protein has translation MGQTPSPATKSTRIRAPRKPKKSQLPFALIATALVIAFGFYLNQYNDNMVVYLLFGLSFGVILQRSRFCFTASMRDPCITGSTSVTRAVLIACSLATIGFTAIKYSAFMQGNPIPGMDNVGQISFALVIGAVLFGIGMVIAGGCASGTLMRVGEGFTMQMISLFFFVLGSLWGAHDMGWWRAHVIKDAPSVFLPDVFGWLGALIVQFLIILLLYIASVKWQEKKMGSAE, from the coding sequence ATGGGACAAACTCCGAGTCCCGCGACGAAATCGACCCGAATCCGGGCACCTAGAAAGCCAAAGAAGAGCCAATTGCCATTTGCTTTAATCGCAACCGCTCTCGTCATTGCCTTCGGATTCTACTTGAATCAGTACAATGACAACATGGTCGTCTATCTGCTGTTCGGTCTTTCGTTTGGCGTCATTTTGCAAAGATCGCGATTCTGCTTCACCGCTTCGATGAGGGACCCGTGCATTACGGGAAGCACGTCGGTTACGAGAGCGGTACTTATTGCCTGCTCCTTGGCCACGATTGGATTCACGGCCATCAAATATTCGGCCTTCATGCAAGGGAATCCGATTCCCGGCATGGACAATGTGGGACAGATCAGCTTCGCCCTCGTCATCGGCGCTGTGCTGTTCGGCATCGGAATGGTCATCGCCGGCGGCTGCGCCTCGGGAACGCTTATGCGCGTAGGGGAAGGCTTCACGATGCAAATGATTTCACTGTTTTTCTTCGTACTCGGCTCTCTCTGGGGAGCACATGATATGGGCTGGTGGCGGGCCCACGTCATCAAAGATGCGCCATCGGTGTTCCTGCCGGATGTATTCGGATGGCTTGGCGCCTTGATCGTCCAGTTCCTCATTATATTGCTGCTCTATATCGCTTCGGTCAAATGGCAGGAGAAGAAGATGGGCAGCGCCGAATAA
- a CDS encoding YeeE/YedE thiosulfate transporter family protein: MNAFWLKITSNRFYKRLLKEPFTYVTGAVLLAIFAIAHLAVFSKGWGVTSAFADWGAWLYQLVGGNVDDWAYFSSEKAQKTLTGGFMNDGGSIRNLGIILGALLATLFASEFKLKKIKSKKQIVAAALGGLLMGYGARLANGCNIGALFTSISSLSLSGWIFWLFLFAGAFVGSKLLAKYFM; encoded by the coding sequence GTGAACGCATTTTGGTTGAAAATCACATCGAACCGCTTTTACAAACGTCTGCTGAAAGAACCGTTTACGTATGTGACCGGAGCTGTGCTGCTCGCGATTTTCGCCATCGCCCATTTAGCCGTTTTCTCCAAAGGATGGGGCGTCACGAGCGCGTTTGCGGACTGGGGAGCATGGCTGTATCAGCTCGTGGGCGGCAATGTTGACGATTGGGCTTATTTCAGCTCGGAAAAGGCGCAGAAAACATTAACCGGCGGATTCATGAACGATGGCGGCTCGATACGCAATCTTGGCATTATTTTGGGTGCGCTGCTGGCTACGCTGTTCGCATCGGAATTCAAATTGAAGAAAATCAAATCCAAAAAGCAAATTGTGGCTGCGGCATTAGGCGGTCTGCTAATGGGCTATGGCGCGAGATTGGCGAACGGGTGCAATATCGGCGCGTTGTTCACCTCCATTTCTTCGCTGTCGCTGTCCGGCTGGATTTTCTGGCTGTTCTTGTTCGCCGGAGCCTTTGTAGGCAGCAAGCTATTGGCCAAATATTTTATGTAG
- a CDS encoding sulfurtransferase TusA family protein, producing the protein MAEFTLDCMGEACPVPLMRTEKKMAELNVGDVLIVSIDHSCAMKNVPEWARKQGHNVEIEEIEDGEWEIVIEKTK; encoded by the coding sequence ATGGCTGAATTTACACTTGATTGCATGGGAGAAGCTTGTCCGGTACCTCTAATGAGAACGGAGAAAAAAATGGCTGAACTGAATGTCGGTGATGTCCTGATTGTCTCGATCGACCATAGCTGCGCGATGAAGAATGTTCCGGAGTGGGCGAGAAAGCAAGGGCATAACGTGGAAATCGAAGAGATCGAAGACGGGGAATGGGAAATCGTAATCGAGAAGACCAAGTAG